A window of the bacterium genome harbors these coding sequences:
- the gcvPA gene encoding aminomethyl-transferring glycine dehydrogenase subunit GcvPA, translating to MRYIPATEQDIKKMMEEVGVGNFDELFSMIPAALKFQGQFSIPAALSEQELTEHLWQLSARNHHLLESSSFLGGGAYHHYSPALVDALISRGEFMTSYTPYQPEISQGTLQAIFEFQTYICQITGLDIANASMYDGASSAAEAVLMARRAQSGRTKVLLARSVHPNYRKVIRTYTANLPVEIVELSYDAQGRVDSAGLAKQLDDNTICVAIQSPNYFGVVEDQTALFQAAKQRSVLGISIVAEALSLGILNSPGDCGADLCAGEAQSLGLPVGYGGPYVGFLATRQNLMRMLPGRLVGMAKDQKGRRGFVLTLAAREQHIRREKATSNICTNQGLCALAVTVYLSYLGAEGFRNLALRNLQMAHYAKEKLRKAGRIAFSGPHFNEFVLELSSDAEEVCRKLAGKKIYPGIPLGRYYPEFARHLLICVTEMTKKNKVDQLAVELEGLR from the coding sequence ATGAGATACATTCCTGCAACGGAACAAGACATCAAAAAGATGATGGAGGAAGTTGGAGTCGGCAACTTCGATGAACTCTTCTCCATGATTCCGGCCGCGCTCAAATTTCAGGGTCAATTTTCCATTCCGGCAGCCCTGTCGGAACAGGAATTAACGGAACATTTGTGGCAGCTCTCAGCGCGCAATCATCATTTGCTGGAATCTTCTTCTTTTCTTGGTGGTGGCGCTTATCATCATTATTCGCCGGCGCTAGTGGACGCATTGATCAGCCGTGGCGAATTCATGACCAGCTATACGCCGTATCAGCCGGAGATCAGTCAAGGAACGCTGCAAGCAATTTTTGAGTTTCAGACATATATCTGCCAGATCACAGGACTCGATATCGCAAATGCATCGATGTATGACGGAGCTTCTTCGGCTGCAGAAGCGGTGCTCATGGCGCGGCGGGCTCAATCCGGACGCACCAAAGTCCTGCTTGCCAGGTCGGTTCATCCGAATTACCGAAAGGTCATCCGGACTTACACGGCCAATCTACCGGTTGAAATCGTTGAACTGTCTTACGATGCACAAGGCAGAGTGGACTCTGCGGGGCTGGCAAAGCAGCTGGATGACAATACGATTTGTGTTGCAATTCAGTCACCGAACTACTTCGGAGTCGTGGAAGATCAAACGGCTCTATTTCAAGCAGCCAAACAGAGAAGCGTGCTGGGTATTTCGATCGTAGCGGAAGCTTTGTCTCTGGGAATCTTGAACTCTCCGGGAGACTGTGGAGCCGACCTGTGCGCCGGTGAAGCGCAGTCACTGGGCTTGCCTGTGGGTTATGGTGGCCCGTACGTTGGATTTCTTGCTACAAGGCAAAACTTGATGCGAATGCTCCCCGGACGTCTGGTTGGAATGGCAAAGGATCAGAAAGGACGCCGCGGATTCGTGTTGACTCTCGCAGCGCGCGAACAACATATTCGTCGTGAAAAAGCCACTTCAAACATCTGCACCAATCAAGGTTTATGCGCACTCGCAGTAACCGTGTATTTGTCCTATCTAGGCGCAGAAGGATTTCGCAATTTGGCGCTTCGCAATCTTCAGATGGCTCACTATGCGAAAGAAAAACTCCGCAAGGCGGGACGCATCGCTTTTTCCGGACCTCATTTTAATGAATTCGTTCTGGAATTGTCTTCGGATGCTGAAGAAGTTTGCCGGAAACTGGCCGGCAAAAAGATTTATCCAGGAATCCCACTCGGGCGCTACTATCCGGAATTCGCGCGACATTTATTGATCTGCGTAACAGAAATGACCAAGAAAAATAAAGTGGATCAACTTGCGGTTGAGCTGGAAGGACTGCGATGA
- the gcvPB gene encoding aminomethyl-transferring glycine dehydrogenase subunit GcvPB gives MKSTKQAGHLDEPLIFEKRKDRSGYSLPPAEIAEVKAEEILPGELIREQISEMPEISELEVIRHFTRISQWNHSIDTAFYPLGSCTMKYNPKINERTAAFPGFAYTHPEQPYSTLQGNLELLFLLQQYLCEIFGMDAISLQPSAGAQGEMTGMMLVRACLLKRDQNPRKKILIPHSAHGTNPASAALCGYDIVELPANERGCLDLKSLTAAMNEDVAALMITNPNTVGLFEEDIGKIAQILHAKGGFVYLDGANMNAVVGVARPGDFGADVMHLNLHKTFSTPHGGGGPGAGPVLVKSALEPFLPVPRIVKKGEGYSFSSDFPDSIGKIHSFYGNFRILVRAYTYLLAYGSDHIRNVAELAVLNANYLRVKLKENYHLPYDRPVMHEVIFSDKWQLKQDVKTLDIAKRLMDYGFHPPTIYFPLIVPGAMMIEPTETESLETLDAFVEAMKKIDEEAKTEPETVKSAPHTTKISRLDEAEAARRPVLRWKA, from the coding sequence ATGAAATCAACAAAACAAGCAGGCCATCTGGATGAACCTCTGATTTTTGAAAAGCGGAAGGACCGCTCCGGCTATTCGTTGCCTCCCGCGGAAATTGCAGAAGTGAAGGCGGAAGAAATACTGCCTGGAGAATTGATTCGTGAGCAGATTTCCGAAATGCCGGAGATCAGTGAGCTGGAAGTGATTCGTCATTTCACCAGAATATCTCAATGGAACCATAGCATTGATACTGCTTTTTATCCGTTAGGCTCCTGCACGATGAAATACAATCCGAAAATCAACGAGCGAACGGCGGCGTTTCCAGGCTTCGCTTATACGCATCCGGAACAACCCTACTCCACATTGCAAGGGAATCTCGAACTGCTATTCCTGTTGCAACAATATCTGTGCGAGATTTTCGGAATGGACGCAATCTCGTTGCAACCGTCCGCAGGCGCGCAGGGAGAAATGACAGGAATGATGCTGGTTCGGGCGTGTCTGCTCAAGAGAGATCAAAACCCTCGCAAGAAAATCTTGATCCCTCATTCGGCGCACGGAACCAATCCTGCAAGCGCGGCGCTATGCGGATATGACATTGTGGAACTGCCTGCAAATGAGAGAGGATGCCTGGACTTGAAATCTCTCACGGCTGCCATGAATGAAGATGTTGCAGCGCTCATGATAACTAACCCCAACACGGTCGGGTTATTTGAAGAAGATATAGGAAAGATTGCTCAGATCTTGCACGCAAAGGGAGGATTTGTATATCTGGATGGCGCCAACATGAATGCTGTGGTCGGCGTTGCGCGACCCGGAGATTTCGGCGCCGATGTAATGCATTTGAATCTTCACAAAACCTTCAGCACGCCGCACGGCGGCGGCGGACCGGGAGCGGGACCGGTACTTGTAAAATCGGCGCTTGAGCCTTTTCTACCTGTTCCGCGCATCGTGAAAAAGGGTGAAGGTTATAGTTTTTCGAGTGATTTCCCGGATTCAATCGGAAAAATTCATTCATTCTATGGAAACTTTCGAATTCTGGTGCGAGCCTATACTTATCTTTTGGCCTACGGAAGTGATCACATCCGGAACGTTGCTGAGCTGGCAGTTCTGAATGCCAATTATTTGCGTGTCAAACTGAAAGAGAATTATCATCTACCCTATGATCGTCCGGTCATGCACGAAGTTATTTTTTCTGATAAATGGCAGCTAAAACAGGACGTGAAAACGCTGGATATTGCAAAACGATTGATGGATTACGGATTTCACCCACCCACCATCTATTTCCCGTTAATTGTGCCAGGAGCTATGATGATCGAGCCGACTGAAACGGAATCGCTGGAAACGCTCGACGCATTTGTAGAGGCGATGAAAAAGATTGATGAAGAGGCAAAAACAGAACCTGAAACGGTGAAATCAGCCCCCCATACGACAAAGATTTCGCGTCTGGATGAAGCCGAAGCAGCTCGCAGACCTGTGCTGCGCTGGAAAGCTTAG
- the gcvH gene encoding glycine cleavage system protein GcvH, with product MYPKEYLYTKEHEWIKKDGSQAVVGITIYAQKQLGDIVFVELPQPGKNYEAGKPFGSVESVKAVSEIYAPVSMEVVAVNNDVVQRPELINEDAHDKGWLIKIKVNNEADLEGLLSAEEYEELISQDQH from the coding sequence ATGTATCCAAAAGAATACCTCTATACAAAAGAGCACGAATGGATCAAGAAAGATGGATCTCAAGCTGTAGTCGGCATCACCATTTACGCTCAAAAGCAGCTCGGAGATATCGTATTTGTGGAATTGCCGCAGCCAGGAAAGAATTACGAAGCAGGAAAACCTTTTGGATCGGTGGAATCTGTGAAGGCTGTTTCCGAAATCTATGCTCCTGTTTCTATGGAAGTTGTGGCAGTAAACAATGATGTTGTGCAAAGACCGGAACTGATCAACGAAGATGCTCATGACAAAGGGTGGCTGATCAAAATTAAAGTGAACAATGAAGCGGATCTTGAGGGGCTTCTCAGCGCTGAAGAATACGAAGAGTTGATTTCACAAGATCAGCATTAG